Proteins co-encoded in one Arthrobacter globiformis genomic window:
- a CDS encoding substrate-binding periplasmic protein: MTKTSKIVLAVLAIAVLSAAAGFFGSGFRGNSAAASTGSAQGTFIEEIKKRGELRVGVAIAPPMTVQQADGTLGGPNLIPLEELAKQLGVKLVPVAAEWKNIVAGLQANRYDFAANLDYTVERSLAISFTNPVYEYPGVFVVKANSPHTTSDQIIQSGGQIATAQGAAPEATLKGLTSKIMPMDSYSNAISAIQAGRAVAEFTDLPTAESQAQADKTLKIVVPDPAIYSGTAAYGVPAGVDARSMQIVNIAIERAQKSGKLAQAYAKVNYFEVDNLGDLQKK; encoded by the coding sequence ATGACCAAAACAAGCAAGATCGTCCTTGCTGTCCTCGCCATCGCGGTACTGTCCGCAGCCGCAGGCTTCTTCGGCAGCGGCTTCCGTGGCAACAGCGCCGCCGCTTCTACCGGCTCCGCGCAGGGCACGTTCATCGAGGAAATCAAGAAGCGCGGCGAGCTCCGCGTCGGTGTCGCAATCGCTCCGCCCATGACTGTCCAGCAGGCCGACGGCACGCTGGGCGGCCCCAACCTTATTCCGCTGGAGGAACTGGCCAAGCAGCTCGGCGTGAAGCTGGTGCCGGTGGCCGCGGAGTGGAAGAACATCGTGGCCGGCCTGCAGGCCAACCGCTACGACTTCGCAGCTAACCTGGACTACACCGTGGAGCGGTCACTGGCGATCTCCTTCACGAACCCCGTCTACGAATACCCCGGCGTGTTCGTGGTGAAGGCCAACTCCCCGCATACCACCTCTGACCAGATCATCCAGAGCGGCGGCCAGATCGCAACCGCCCAGGGCGCAGCCCCGGAAGCCACGCTGAAAGGCCTGACGTCCAAGATCATGCCCATGGATTCCTACTCGAACGCCATCTCCGCCATCCAGGCCGGCCGGGCCGTCGCCGAATTCACCGACCTGCCCACCGCTGAATCCCAGGCCCAGGCAGACAAGACGCTGAAGATCGTCGTCCCTGATCCGGCGATCTACTCGGGCACCGCTGCCTACGGTGTACCCGCCGGCGTCGACGCCCGTTCGATGCAGATCGTGAACATCGCCATCGAGCGCGCACAGAAGAGCGGCAAGCTCGCCCAGGCCTACGCCAAGGTCAACTACTTCGAGGTGGACAACCTCGGCGATCTCCAGAAGAAGTGA
- a CDS encoding SDR family NAD(P)-dependent oxidoreductase, whose product MSGASVSGEGMLAGKTVLVTGASRGIGRATAVALHREGAHVVLHYGNDKESARATADRLGERVQLVQGHLRDPAERRRLWAEAAEWRGGVDVLVNDAGAWLASEIDADGAWQQGWQANYELNLLAPADLCREAILGFPARGGGIIVNVTSRSAHRGDDADHLAYGAAKGGLLALTKGIARGYGNDNILAYAVAPGWVATDISAHISPDDPMLSGLPLG is encoded by the coding sequence ATGAGCGGCGCATCCGTGAGCGGCGAAGGAATGCTGGCGGGCAAGACGGTTCTGGTCACCGGCGCCTCGCGCGGCATTGGCCGCGCGACGGCGGTGGCCCTCCACCGCGAAGGCGCGCACGTGGTCCTGCATTACGGCAACGACAAGGAGTCCGCCCGGGCAACAGCGGACCGCCTCGGCGAGCGCGTGCAGCTGGTGCAGGGCCACCTGCGGGATCCGGCCGAGCGGCGCAGGTTATGGGCCGAGGCCGCCGAGTGGCGCGGCGGCGTCGACGTCCTGGTCAACGATGCCGGGGCGTGGCTGGCGTCTGAAATCGATGCCGACGGCGCGTGGCAGCAGGGCTGGCAGGCGAATTACGAGCTGAACCTGCTGGCCCCTGCCGACCTCTGCCGCGAGGCGATCCTGGGGTTCCCCGCCCGGGGCGGCGGGATCATCGTCAACGTCACCAGCCGCTCGGCCCATCGAGGGGACGACGCCGATCACCTCGCCTACGGCGCTGCGAAGGGCGGGCTGCTCGCCCTAACAAAGGGCATCGCCCGCGGGTACGGCAATGACAACATCCTCGCCTACGCCGTGGCGCCCGGCTGGGTGGCGACGGATATCTCCGCGCACATCTCCCCCGACGATCCAATGCTCAGCGGCCTGCCACTGGGTTGA
- a CDS encoding NAD(P)/FAD-dependent oxidoreductase, producing MHTVVIGGGVIGLTQAYHLAREGENVTVIDARATGLGASEVNAGWIVPAEAAPVPGPGVVLQSLKWMLRPDSPLYIRPSVQPDFLKFMFNMWRRSNFQDQRAGFEGHLRLAQHTIETFDEYRADGMDFEMHSEGLLMAFTQKENLEHHLDNLDLPKSFDLDPQVLVGDAVRTHEPLLTDAVYGGIYFPQERHVDPGAMVTALHKRLVEMGVQIIENSPIDRVTFNGSTVTAVHSGEQKFDGDRFVLAAGAWTGPLSKLFKAPIPVRPGKGYSLEVPAYGLKGAVNLSDAKVAVTPFNARLRLAGTMEFGGLDEKINQVRIDAILRAPRTYFKGWEPPTEPVTPRAGIRPMTPDGMPVIGALGSLSNTFVSTGHGMLGVTLAPGSAAALTKLILKGRKSPALLPFTSARFLPRNHAG from the coding sequence GTGCACACCGTTGTAATTGGCGGCGGCGTTATCGGCCTCACGCAGGCCTACCACCTTGCTCGGGAGGGCGAGAACGTCACCGTCATCGATGCCCGGGCCACCGGCCTGGGCGCCTCCGAGGTCAATGCCGGCTGGATCGTGCCGGCGGAGGCGGCACCCGTGCCAGGACCCGGCGTCGTTCTTCAGTCCCTGAAATGGATGCTGCGCCCGGACAGCCCGCTCTACATCCGCCCGTCCGTACAGCCCGACTTCCTGAAGTTCATGTTCAACATGTGGCGCCGGTCCAACTTCCAGGACCAGCGGGCCGGCTTCGAAGGGCACCTGCGCCTGGCGCAGCACACCATCGAGACCTTCGACGAGTACCGTGCCGACGGCATGGACTTCGAAATGCACAGCGAGGGCCTGCTCATGGCCTTCACGCAGAAGGAAAACCTCGAGCACCACCTGGACAACCTGGACCTGCCCAAGTCCTTCGACCTGGACCCGCAGGTCCTGGTGGGCGACGCCGTCCGGACCCACGAACCGCTGCTCACCGACGCCGTCTACGGCGGCATCTACTTCCCGCAGGAACGGCACGTCGATCCCGGCGCCATGGTCACGGCGCTGCACAAGCGGCTCGTGGAGATGGGCGTGCAGATCATCGAAAACTCCCCCATCGACCGGGTCACGTTCAACGGCAGCACCGTCACCGCCGTGCACAGCGGTGAGCAAAAGTTCGACGGCGACCGGTTCGTTCTCGCTGCAGGCGCCTGGACCGGACCACTCTCCAAATTGTTCAAGGCACCCATTCCGGTACGGCCGGGCAAGGGCTACAGCCTCGAAGTCCCCGCCTATGGGCTGAAGGGCGCGGTGAACCTCTCCGACGCCAAGGTGGCCGTGACCCCGTTCAACGCCCGGCTGCGCCTGGCCGGAACCATGGAGTTCGGCGGCCTGGACGAGAAGATCAACCAGGTCCGGATCGACGCCATCCTGCGGGCACCGCGCACCTACTTCAAGGGCTGGGAACCGCCCACCGAACCCGTCACCCCACGGGCCGGCATCCGACCCATGACCCCGGACGGCATGCCGGTCATCGGCGCCCTGGGCAGCCTCAGCAACACGTTTGTTTCCACCGGCCACGGCATGCTCGGCGTAACCCTCGCCCCCGGAAGCGCCGCAGCCCTGACCAAACTCATCCTGAAGGGCAGGAAGAGCCCGGCCCTGCTGCCCTTCACCTCAGCACGCTTCCTGCCCCGCAACCACGCGGGCTAA
- a CDS encoding HNH endonuclease → MEVQAFVADETWVPAVDFTDHEDSLLTGTVSFPLPSFLTADEALSMVESTDRLLAWATAMKMSALARVEEAIGEESPRRQENQPVRFGGDEAHALAVSEVSTACALSRGTAARLVNDAADLTTSQWGILEAVEAGEISEAHARIILDQVRSLPAEQAENFAAAALQRTRTRQGRRRTPSELRACLGRLRESLHPESLAARKASARRERGVWFSPEPDGMCTLSAFLTAEVGMAIFNGLDRDARLASARAAEPGALPGAFAVPGPDAPPESGTAPDSRTLLELRADAFTYRFLGASDESGSGAFRAEVVVTIPVGLVLGYGAEPVETLATAELKAAELQAVEFQAAELEGYGPVDAATARRLAAIAPAWQRLFIDCTTGQALGVGRAAYRPPKALRRYLYYRDGTCRFPGCTCRAAACEPDHTIEWQDGGATDAGNLAMLCRRHHALKSIGAWSYRQSSPTGDLEWRSPLGREYSTEAADFGKALYPPKEPEPPPF, encoded by the coding sequence ATGGAGGTCCAAGCGTTCGTCGCCGACGAGACGTGGGTTCCGGCCGTCGACTTCACGGATCACGAGGATTCGCTGCTTACCGGAACGGTGAGCTTTCCGCTCCCCTCCTTCCTCACAGCCGACGAGGCGCTCTCCATGGTGGAGTCGACCGACCGGCTCCTCGCTTGGGCAACAGCCATGAAAATGAGCGCCCTGGCGAGGGTCGAAGAAGCGATTGGCGAAGAATCTCCCCGGCGCCAAGAGAACCAACCGGTGCGGTTTGGCGGGGACGAGGCCCATGCGCTCGCCGTCAGCGAAGTGTCCACCGCCTGTGCCCTCTCGAGAGGCACCGCCGCGCGCCTCGTGAATGATGCCGCGGATCTAACGACGTCCCAGTGGGGAATCCTTGAAGCGGTCGAGGCAGGGGAGATCTCCGAGGCTCACGCCCGGATCATCCTCGACCAGGTCCGCTCCCTGCCTGCCGAACAGGCCGAGAATTTCGCCGCGGCGGCCCTGCAGCGCACGCGGACGCGGCAAGGCCGACGCCGCACCCCGTCCGAGTTGCGCGCATGCCTGGGGCGGCTGCGCGAGAGCCTCCACCCCGAGAGCCTCGCGGCCCGGAAGGCATCTGCCCGGCGCGAACGAGGTGTGTGGTTCTCGCCCGAGCCGGACGGCATGTGCACGCTATCCGCGTTCCTCACGGCGGAAGTCGGGATGGCCATCTTTAATGGGCTCGACCGCGATGCGCGGCTGGCCAGCGCACGGGCTGCAGAGCCCGGGGCCCTTCCTGGGGCCTTCGCTGTTCCTGGACCCGATGCACCTCCCGAATCCGGCACTGCGCCCGATTCCCGCACGCTGTTGGAGCTTCGCGCTGATGCATTCACCTACCGTTTTTTGGGCGCATCTGACGAGTCAGGATCCGGAGCGTTCCGCGCCGAGGTCGTGGTGACCATTCCCGTCGGACTCGTCCTCGGTTACGGTGCCGAACCCGTCGAGACGCTCGCCACGGCTGAACTCAAAGCGGCTGAACTGCAGGCAGTTGAATTCCAGGCGGCCGAACTCGAAGGCTACGGTCCGGTTGACGCTGCCACGGCCCGGCGCCTGGCGGCCATTGCGCCCGCATGGCAGCGGCTCTTCATCGACTGCACCACCGGGCAGGCCCTGGGCGTGGGCCGTGCAGCGTACCGTCCACCGAAGGCGCTGCGCCGGTACCTATATTACCGTGACGGGACCTGCCGATTCCCGGGATGCACGTGCCGGGCCGCCGCCTGCGAACCCGACCACACCATCGAGTGGCAGGACGGTGGCGCCACCGACGCAGGCAACCTCGCAATGCTCTGCCGAAGGCACCACGCGCTAAAGTCCATCGGCGCCTGGAGCTATAGACAGTCGTCCCCAACGGGTGATCTTGAGTGGCGTTCGCCCCTGGGCCGGGAATACAGCACCGAAGCGGCGGATTTCGGCAAAGCCCTTTACCCGCCCAAGGAGCCAGAACCCCCGCCCTTCTAG
- a CDS encoding dihydrodipicolinate synthase family protein, translating into MSRTKKDLRGILAAVTTPFTEDGRAIDEAALQHQVERLVSAGIHGIVPTGTTGEFTTLSADEYRRVIELYVKGADGRIPVIAGIGALSTQAAIDLAQHAETVGADAIMLVPPFYDPLDFTTLRAFLSAVAGSITLPIVYYNVPGATGIRLTAAELAELGHIDGVDYIKNTSDDAVGLAELLAHHTDSIKAFNGWDTLTFFGIASGAEASVWGTAGVVPELAVEFWEALAEQKDLDRARELWKHLWAISDFLESVNYVAGIKAGLELIGHPVGPARLPILPLPAKERERFAAILQNAGVIPAVTA; encoded by the coding sequence ATGTCACGCACCAAGAAGGACCTCCGCGGCATCCTCGCAGCAGTCACCACCCCGTTCACGGAGGACGGCCGGGCCATCGACGAAGCTGCGCTGCAGCACCAGGTGGAGCGCCTGGTTTCGGCCGGCATCCACGGCATCGTGCCCACCGGCACCACCGGCGAATTCACCACCCTCTCCGCCGACGAATACCGCCGCGTGATCGAGCTCTACGTCAAGGGCGCCGACGGCCGCATCCCCGTCATCGCAGGCATAGGCGCACTCTCCACTCAGGCCGCCATCGACCTCGCCCAGCACGCCGAGACCGTCGGCGCCGACGCCATCATGCTGGTCCCGCCGTTCTACGATCCCCTGGACTTCACCACCCTCAGGGCGTTCCTGTCCGCCGTCGCCGGCTCCATCACCCTGCCGATCGTCTACTACAACGTCCCCGGCGCCACCGGCATCCGACTCACCGCTGCCGAACTCGCCGAACTGGGCCACATCGATGGCGTTGACTACATCAAGAACACCTCCGACGACGCCGTGGGGCTGGCAGAACTGCTGGCCCACCACACCGACAGCATCAAGGCCTTCAACGGCTGGGACACGCTGACATTCTTCGGCATCGCCAGTGGCGCCGAAGCCTCCGTCTGGGGAACCGCCGGCGTGGTTCCCGAACTCGCCGTGGAATTCTGGGAAGCCCTCGCCGAGCAGAAGGACCTGGACCGCGCCCGCGAACTGTGGAAGCACCTCTGGGCCATCAGCGACTTTCTCGAGTCGGTCAATTATGTCGCGGGCATCAAGGCCGGCCTGGAACTCATCGGCCACCCGGTGGGTCCCGCCCGCCTGCCCATCCTGCCCCTCCCCGCCAAGGAACGTGAGCGCTTCGCCGCGATCCTGCAGAATGCGGGCGTCATCCCGGCAGTGACAGCATGA
- a CDS encoding amino acid ABC transporter permease encodes MNYNFDWDVVARALPAMMQGLGITVQITLITIAISMVLAVPVAVGRMSNIEVIRWAAQAYIEVFRCTPLLVQLFWIFYAMPALTGVTLPGEVSAVIALTANLTAFMAEAYRSGFQSVPVEQVEAGRMLQLSRFQQLRYIIVPQALRQQLPVILSLNISLFKDTALVSTIAVADLMFISNTISSQTYRSLEVFTLAAIVYFAIAFPVSLATSALERRMQNSSGMGAPPPRKLVARMMPGSRTPDTRTADSRTAVPA; translated from the coding sequence ATGAACTACAACTTCGACTGGGACGTGGTTGCCCGGGCATTGCCTGCAATGATGCAGGGCCTGGGAATCACCGTCCAGATCACGCTCATCACCATTGCCATCAGCATGGTCCTAGCCGTCCCCGTGGCCGTAGGACGCATGTCCAACATCGAGGTCATCCGGTGGGCCGCCCAGGCGTACATCGAGGTATTCCGCTGCACGCCACTGCTGGTCCAGCTGTTCTGGATCTTCTACGCCATGCCGGCCCTGACCGGGGTTACCCTTCCCGGTGAGGTCTCGGCAGTCATCGCGCTGACGGCCAACCTCACGGCCTTCATGGCCGAGGCCTACCGCAGCGGATTCCAGTCCGTGCCCGTGGAACAGGTCGAAGCCGGGCGGATGCTGCAGCTGAGCCGCTTCCAGCAGCTTCGCTACATCATCGTTCCGCAGGCCCTGCGCCAGCAGCTGCCGGTGATCCTGTCCCTGAACATCTCACTGTTCAAGGACACAGCCCTGGTTTCCACCATCGCCGTCGCGGACCTGATGTTCATCTCGAACACCATCTCCTCCCAGACGTACCGGTCCCTGGAAGTCTTCACGCTGGCCGCCATCGTCTACTTCGCGATCGCCTTCCCCGTATCCCTGGCGACCAGCGCACTGGAACGCCGGATGCAAAACAGCTCCGGCATGGGCGCCCCTCCGCCCCGGAAACTCGTCGCCCGCATGATGCCTGGCTCACGGACGCCTGATACACGGACGGCAGACTCACGGACGGCGGTGCCGGCATGA
- a CDS encoding proline racemase family protein produces MSPRSTSRLALDAIEVHAEGEPGRILTSAAGLVRGDTMVERLQYCKEHLDWLRRLMLHEPRGYPGLCSVIILPAVNEGSDFGIVVLEQGGFTPMSGSNTICAVTAVLEAGIVSARGPETVVTIDTAVGTVQAVAKVHEGKVLSVTVVNVPAFVVELDFPLEVPELGTVPVDVVFGGQFFAQAKASDIGLELHPDNGKDLARAGALIKMAALEQISVSHPDNPLISGVNLIMLHTGDRVPGRQDRNTVVLSNGKLVPSDPSTWTGALDRSPCGTGTSARMAALHARGQLAIGEDFSHHSIIGSDFIGRLTGTTTVGSRAAVLPTVTGRGWVTGHSQWILDPTDPFPTGYTVGDIWAPGA; encoded by the coding sequence ATGAGCCCTCGCTCCACCAGCAGACTCGCCCTCGACGCCATCGAGGTGCACGCAGAGGGCGAGCCCGGACGGATCCTGACCTCCGCCGCCGGGCTCGTCCGTGGCGACACGATGGTGGAGCGCCTGCAGTACTGCAAGGAACACCTGGACTGGCTGCGCCGGCTCATGCTCCACGAGCCGCGCGGCTACCCGGGACTGTGCTCGGTGATCATCCTGCCTGCAGTGAACGAAGGCTCCGACTTCGGCATCGTCGTCCTGGAACAGGGCGGGTTCACCCCCATGTCAGGATCCAACACCATCTGCGCCGTCACAGCGGTGCTGGAGGCCGGCATCGTCTCCGCCCGGGGCCCGGAAACGGTCGTCACCATCGACACCGCTGTGGGCACTGTCCAGGCGGTGGCCAAGGTGCACGAAGGCAAGGTCCTCTCGGTGACCGTCGTGAACGTCCCGGCGTTCGTCGTCGAACTTGACTTCCCGCTCGAGGTCCCGGAACTGGGCACGGTTCCCGTCGACGTCGTGTTCGGCGGCCAGTTCTTTGCCCAGGCCAAGGCGTCCGACATCGGGCTGGAACTGCACCCGGACAACGGCAAGGACCTGGCCCGCGCCGGAGCGCTCATCAAGATGGCCGCGCTGGAGCAGATCAGCGTCAGCCACCCGGACAACCCGCTCATCAGCGGCGTCAACCTGATCATGCTGCACACCGGGGACAGGGTGCCGGGCCGGCAGGACCGCAACACCGTGGTGCTGTCCAATGGCAAGCTCGTCCCGTCCGACCCGTCCACCTGGACCGGTGCGCTGGACCGATCCCCCTGCGGCACCGGCACCAGCGCCCGCATGGCCGCGCTGCACGCCCGCGGCCAGCTCGCCATCGGGGAAGACTTCTCCCACCACAGCATTATCGGCAGCGATTTCATCGGCCGCCTCACGGGCACGACGACGGTCGGCAGCCGGGCCGCGGTCCTCCCCACCGTCACCGGGCGGGGCTGGGTGACAGGACACAGCCAGTGGATCCTGGACCCCACCGACCCCTTCCCCACCGGGTACACCGTGGGCGACATCTGGGCACCCGGCGCCTAA
- a CDS encoding short chain dehydrogenase — MKILIVGANGLLGSAAAAALKGRHEVFEASRSSDISVDLAEPDSIRRMFDQVGTVDAVISCSGSVPFKPLAELTDKDFRSGFEDKVLGQVNLVQLGAEYISDGGSFTLTSGVLAREPILTGAAASLANGALESFVMAAAAELSRGIRINAVSPTVLAEASGYHEFFPGFSQVPAETVGRAYVKSVEGIQTGQVFALD; from the coding sequence ATGAAGATTCTTATTGTTGGCGCAAACGGCCTTCTCGGTTCCGCGGCGGCCGCAGCACTCAAGGGACGGCACGAGGTATTCGAAGCCTCCCGCTCAAGCGATATCAGCGTGGACCTGGCCGAACCTGACTCGATCCGGCGCATGTTCGATCAGGTGGGCACCGTAGATGCCGTCATCTCCTGCAGCGGTTCGGTTCCCTTCAAGCCGCTCGCTGAGCTCACGGACAAGGACTTCAGGTCCGGCTTTGAGGACAAGGTCCTTGGCCAGGTCAACTTGGTGCAGCTCGGCGCCGAGTACATTTCCGACGGCGGCTCTTTCACCCTGACCAGCGGCGTCCTCGCCCGCGAGCCCATCCTGACCGGCGCCGCGGCATCACTGGCCAACGGCGCCCTCGAGTCCTTCGTCATGGCTGCCGCCGCCGAGCTGTCACGTGGAATTCGGATCAACGCCGTCAGCCCCACAGTCCTGGCCGAGGCCTCTGGGTATCACGAGTTCTTCCCCGGGTTCTCGCAGGTGCCGGCCGAGACGGTCGGCCGCGCCTACGTGAAGTCGGTCGAGGGCATCCAGACCGGTCAAGTCTTCGCACTTGACTAA
- a CDS encoding amino acid ABC transporter ATP-binding protein, with translation MSHSAPGAQLSTRQQKDNDGSEQKGTQVTTLEHIPGRAGSGQVLVEARGLQKSFGPRQILKNVDFQMNKGDITVIIGKSGSGKSTLLRALAGLTDPDEGQIIVDGQTVFTEQQRTKEWDSVRSEVGMVFQTYTLWPHMNVLDNLVLAPRKVRGAGAKETRDRAEAALAEVGMAHHILSKPTQLSGGERQRVAIARALMMKPKLLLCDEITSALDPPVAAEVLDVLRRLKEEDGIAVALVTHDMAFASKAADRVVFFHNGEIAVNATPEAAFDNCDNEDLKKFVDAVRF, from the coding sequence ATGAGCCACTCGGCACCCGGCGCTCAGCTTTCCACCCGCCAGCAGAAGGACAATGATGGAAGCGAACAGAAGGGCACCCAGGTGACAACTCTGGAGCACATCCCGGGCCGCGCCGGCAGCGGGCAGGTCCTGGTGGAGGCCCGCGGCCTCCAGAAGAGCTTCGGTCCCCGGCAGATCCTCAAAAACGTCGACTTCCAGATGAACAAGGGCGACATCACCGTCATCATCGGCAAGAGCGGCTCCGGTAAGTCCACCCTGCTGCGGGCCCTGGCCGGACTCACCGACCCCGACGAAGGCCAGATAATCGTCGACGGCCAGACCGTATTCACCGAACAGCAGCGCACCAAGGAATGGGACAGCGTCCGCTCCGAAGTTGGCATGGTCTTCCAGACCTACACCCTGTGGCCGCACATGAACGTGCTGGACAACCTGGTCTTGGCACCCCGCAAAGTCCGGGGCGCCGGAGCAAAGGAAACTCGGGACCGCGCCGAGGCAGCGCTGGCCGAGGTGGGCATGGCGCACCACATCCTCAGCAAGCCCACCCAGCTCTCCGGCGGTGAACGGCAGCGCGTCGCCATCGCCCGGGCCCTGATGATGAAGCCCAAGCTCCTGCTCTGCGACGAGATCACCTCCGCCCTTGACCCGCCCGTGGCAGCCGAGGTCCTGGACGTTCTGCGCCGCCTGAAGGAGGAAGACGGCATCGCCGTTGCCCTCGTCACCCATGACATGGCCTTTGCCTCCAAGGCAGCCGACCGCGTGGTGTTCTTCCACAACGGTGAAATCGCGGTCAACGCCACTCCGGAAGCCGCATTCGACAACTGCGACAACGAAGACCTCAAGAAGTTCGTGGACGCCGTCCGTTTCTAG
- a CDS encoding SDR family oxidoreductase gives MADLDALVPFGRIGKPDEVAALVAFLASDEAPYICGSVVEITGAQAVA, from the coding sequence GTGGCCGACCTCGATGCGCTCGTGCCGTTTGGGCGCATCGGCAAGCCCGACGAAGTCGCCGCGCTCGTGGCGTTCCTCGCCTCGGACGAGGCGCCGTATATCTGCGGCTCGGTCGTCGAAATCACCGGCGCGCAGGCCGTCGCATGA
- a CDS encoding gamma-aminobutyraldehyde dehydrogenase: MSQFINGKILEGTTGETADVIDPSNGTTVATISVAGSDEVKLAVQAARDAFPAWSRATPAERSAVLTRFATLMEERAEEFAQLESRQAGKPIRLTREFDVPGTIDNIAFFAGAARNLEGKATGEYSADHTSSIRREAIGVIGSISPWNYPLQMAAWKILPAIAAGNTIVLKPAEITPLTTLLFAQVATEAGVPDGVINVITGRGSTVGAELLRHPDVDMLSFTGSTGVGRTVLDAAATTAKRVHLELGGKAPFVVFDDADLEAAIHGAVAGSLINTGQDCTAATRAIVHRSLYEDFIAGVADLYATIKLGPTSDPATDLGPLVSQAHRDKVAEMVDRARGYARVIGGGMPNTQQDSELANGSYYRPTLVADATPDSEIFRDEVFGPVLAVTPYDTDDEAIQLANDTPYGLAASAWTKDVYRALRATREIRAGAVWVNDHIPIISEMPHGGMKQSGFGKDMSTYSFDEYTVVKHVMYDLTGEKAKAWHRTIFSLED, translated from the coding sequence GTGAGCCAGTTCATTAACGGCAAGATCCTCGAGGGCACCACCGGGGAAACCGCGGACGTCATCGACCCGTCCAACGGAACCACCGTCGCCACCATCAGCGTTGCCGGCAGCGACGAGGTCAAGCTCGCGGTCCAGGCCGCGCGGGACGCGTTCCCGGCCTGGTCCCGGGCTACCCCGGCCGAACGCTCGGCCGTCCTCACCCGGTTCGCCACGCTCATGGAAGAGCGCGCCGAGGAATTCGCCCAACTGGAATCCCGCCAGGCCGGCAAACCCATCCGCCTCACTCGCGAATTCGATGTCCCGGGCACCATCGACAACATCGCCTTCTTCGCCGGAGCCGCCCGCAACCTCGAAGGCAAAGCCACCGGCGAATACTCCGCGGACCACACCTCCTCCATCCGTCGCGAAGCGATCGGCGTCATCGGCTCCATCTCGCCGTGGAACTACCCGCTGCAGATGGCCGCCTGGAAGATCCTGCCCGCCATCGCCGCCGGCAACACCATCGTGCTCAAACCCGCCGAGATCACCCCGCTCACCACGCTGCTGTTCGCCCAGGTCGCCACCGAAGCCGGCGTCCCGGATGGCGTCATCAACGTCATCACTGGCCGCGGCTCCACCGTCGGCGCGGAATTGCTGCGCCACCCGGACGTGGACATGCTCTCCTTCACCGGCTCCACCGGCGTGGGCCGCACCGTCCTGGACGCCGCCGCCACCACCGCCAAACGCGTCCACCTGGAACTCGGCGGCAAGGCACCGTTCGTGGTGTTCGACGACGCCGACCTTGAGGCCGCGATCCATGGCGCCGTCGCCGGCAGCCTGATCAACACCGGCCAGGACTGCACAGCAGCCACCCGGGCCATCGTGCACCGTTCCTTGTACGAGGACTTCATCGCCGGCGTCGCGGACCTCTACGCCACGATCAAGCTCGGCCCCACCTCCGACCCCGCCACCGACCTCGGCCCGCTCGTCTCCCAGGCCCACCGCGACAAGGTCGCCGAGATGGTTGACCGCGCCCGCGGCTACGCCCGCGTCATCGGCGGCGGAATGCCTAACACCCAGCAAGACAGTGAGCTGGCCAACGGCTCCTACTACCGGCCCACCCTCGTCGCCGATGCCACCCCGGACAGCGAAATCTTCCGCGACGAAGTCTTCGGCCCCGTGCTGGCCGTCACCCCGTACGACACCGACGACGAGGCCATCCAACTCGCCAACGACACCCCCTACGGCCTTGCCGCCTCCGCCTGGACCAAGGACGTCTACCGCGCCCTGCGTGCCACCCGCGAAATCCGCGCAGGAGCAGTCTGGGTCAACGACCACATCCCGATCATCAGCGAAATGCCCCACGGCGGTATGAAGCAGTCCGGCTTCGGCAAGGACATGTCCACCTACTCCTTCGACGAATACACCGTGGTCAAACACGTCATGTACGACCTCACCGGGGAAAAGGCCAAGGCCTGGCACCGCACCATCTTTTCCCTGGAGGACTAA